From the genome of bacterium:
CGGCACGATGAGCGGGCCCAGCGTGAGCTCTGCCGCGTCGTTGATGACCGGCAGCCAAGGTGTGCCGGTGGTAAGACTGAGGGCGTTCAGCTGCAGGAGCGACGTATCGCGCAGGCTCGTCCCGCAGCCCACAAGGAGCGATGCGCGACCGACCATCTCTGCCGCGGCTTCGGTTGCGGGCTGCCCTCCATCGTATGGAAGCCTCTGGGTACTGACCCGGCAGTCCAGCAGAAGCCTCTCGATAGACCGGGAGATCCGACCATCTCCCCACAGGCAGACCGCGGCGCCCTCCAGCCGGGCGGTCAAATGGCCCACATCGCCCGGGCAGGCCAATGCTCGAAGAAACTCAATAACGTCTGAGTCGGCCGACTGAGGCTGCCCCAGCCGCCCGCCCGCAACCAGCAAGCCACCGGCGGCAAGCTGGGCAACCAAACGCTCAACCACCTCTGCGGAGCACCCGGCAAGCTCAGCGCATATCTCGTCTACGGTGTGCTCGCCGTCCAGAACCGGGAGCAGGTCGGGAAGGAGCGGCCCCACCCCTGAGCCGGAGAGGCGAACAGATCTTCCCGGTGACCTGAGCTCCACGTCGCTCTCCCCGACAGCGTACACCGACCAGAAATCCGGCAGGAGCGGCCTATAGGGTCCAGGTGCGTCCACGCGCGCCTCCTCGATAATGCCGGGCGGGCCTCTCACGCCGCTCTCACACGCCGCGCCCGATCACAGCCCGTGGGGGCAACGGCCACCGCCCCCACGGGCCGTCCGACCTACATCACATGCACATGTCTCCGCCGTTGCAGCAACAGCAGCAGCAGCAGCCGGGGGAGAACTCTCCCCCGCGATCGAACAGGGTGACGCTCTCAAGCTCTACAATCTGCAGTTCCATCTGCAGTTCCATTGTGGGTCACCTCCTCAGGCGCCAGGATGCGCGCAGGAGCAACCCCGGTGCGCCCGGCCCGTGGTCCGCCCATTCTATCGGCGCGAACCGGTCGGCGTTGCGGACCCTGTCCGCCTCAAGGCCCGGGCCAGCGTCAGCACAACAACCCTGTCTGCCCCGGCGTCCTTCAAGGCGAGGGCGCACGCCGCGGCCGTGGATCCGGTTGAGAAGACGTCGTCAACGAGCAGCACCGTCCCGGTCACCGTGTCATCTCCCGGCGCAAAGGCGTTCCGCACGTTGCCCGCCCTGGCGAAGGCGCGCAACTCCACTTGAAGATGATCCTGGTGAACACGGCGCAGCGCCCGGGCGGCGCAGGGCACACCCAGCATGGAGGCAACCGGCCGGGCCAGCAGGTCTGACTGGTTGAAGCCGCGGGCCCTGAGCTTGGCCGGATGAAGGGGCACAGGAACGACCAGTTCAACGCCGCGGGTGATCT
Proteins encoded in this window:
- a CDS encoding ComF family protein; the encoded protein is MWAGLLELLIPLKCEGCGALGAAFCAACCDRIERILPPTCGQCGVPLPAPEGHPPAHIPVVPVPAVRCSACTLSPPPFDAARSMAVYDGRLRRAICGLKFHGRKAAAGVLGGLLAALAPLEITRGVELVVPVPLHPAKLRARGFNQSDLLARPVASMLGVPCAARALRRVHQDHLQVELRAFARAGNVRNAFAPGDDTVTGTVLLVDDVFSTGSTAAACALALKDAGADRVVVLTLARALRRTGSATPTGSRR
- a CDS encoding TOMM precursor leader peptide-binding protein gives rise to the protein MRGPPGIIEEARVDAPGPYRPLLPDFWSVYAVGESDVELRSPGRSVRLSGSGVGPLLPDLLPVLDGEHTVDEICAELAGCSAEVVERLVAQLAAGGLLVAGGRLGQPQSADSDVIEFLRALACPGDVGHLTARLEGAAVCLWGDGRISRSIERLLLDCRVSTQRLPYDGGQPATEAAAEMVGRASLLVGCGTSLRDTSLLQLNALSLTTGTPWLPVINDAAELTLGPLIVPGRSACLVCLRVRAEALAPGPVRLIRVGSRPMLPAAVQVAAGAAVVEVLKALLGADRPTLEDRLIRIHLRTLAWTRADVLRLPRCPACASVRPGRRQVSVTCSVQL